TAAGTATAGTAAATCAAGAATAAATTGTCAAGCATTTTTCTTGACTTTAGATGAAGAAATCTTTAAATTCGGACTGGTAAAAAGAAAGGTGATTGCTATGTATAATTTGTTAATTTTTCTTCTAATTGTGAATGCTGTAATGGTTGTTTTGGCGATTTTAATGCAAAGTGACAAAGGCGGTGGTTTATCAGGGTCTGCTTTTGGTGGTGGAGAATCTTTAAGTTCAACTTTTGGTTCCAGAGAGTCTGCTAATTTTCTTAACAAAGCAACTATATTTTTAGTTGTTTCTTTCTTTGTACTTTCGATCGCGATATCTTTGATGTCAAAAATTGAGTTTAATGAAAATGTTATTAAAACCAATAATATAATTATGAACATGGACGAGTCAAATCCAGCTTCCAAATTACCTCCAGTTGATGGTAATGTTCTAGATACAAAAACTGAAAAAAGCGAAGATATTAAACTTCCTGAGCCTACTAAAAAGGAAGAAGGAAAATAATCTAGCTGAAGTGGTGGAACTGGTAGACACGCTATCTTGAGGGGGTAGTGCTTTCGAGTGTAGGAGTTCAAGTCTCCTCTTCAGCATTAAGGGTCGCAATTGCGACCCTTTTCATTAAGGAGAAATTATGAAAAAAATCGTTTCATTATTACTGTTCACAGTATTGTGTATTTGGGCATTTGATAAACCTAAAACTAAGTTCGATCCAGAGAAGTATGTTGTTTATAAAACGGAAAAACCAATACTAATGGATGGAAAAGTTGATGACTCTGTATGGCTGGAAGTTCCCTGGACAAATAATTTTGTGGATATTGAAGGTGAGTTAAAGCCACTTCCACATTTTAAAACCAGAGTTAAAATGCTATATGACGATAGTTATTTTTACTTTGCAGCAGAACTGGAAGAGCCTCACATATGGGCTAAACTTAAAGAAAGAGATTCAGTTATATATTATGATAATGACTTTGAAATTTTCATTGATCCAGACGGGGACACTTTCAATTATTATGAATTAGAGGTAAATGCATTTGCTACAGAGTGGGATCTTCTCTTAACAGCACCTTACAGAGATAGAGGATGTCATGCTATCGATAGTTGGGATATAGCTGGATTGATTACTAAAGTACATCATTATGGCACAATAAATAATCCTAGTGATTTAGACGAAAAATGGTCAGTTGAAATTGCTATACCGTGGAAAGTATTGGAGGAAGCTGCGAATCATGGAGGAATTCCACATAATGGAGAGCAATGGAGAATAAATTTCTCAAGAGTTCAATGGGATACTGAAGTTGTGAATGGTGAATATGTAAAAAAATTGGATGAAAATGGTAAAAGCTTACCTGAGAGAAATTGGGTATGGTCACCTCAGGGACTTATAGCAATGCATTGTCCCGAAAGATGGGGTTTTGTACAATTCTCTGAAAATTCTCCAAACAATCCTACAAAATTTGTAGACGATAAAAATGAGGATATTAAGCAACAGTTAAGAAAATTATATTATCTGCAAAGGGATTACAAGGATAGTTTCAATAATTATACGGGTGATATTGAGAAGTTCGTTAAACAGATACAGATTGATAATCCAAATTTTAATCCGGATTTTTTTATGATGGATAAATACTGGATAGCCAAACAAAAAGGAAGTGATGGAAAAGTGTGGTTTATTTCTGATGATGGACGGATTTGGTCAGATTAAATAAAAAAAGCCCGATATTTTCGGGCTTTTTTTATTGTTTATCTTCATCTTCATCAGAAATCCAGTCCATGATCGTGCTATTAGTAGAAATTACATCTTCATCTTCATCAAGTTCGAGGATATCATCATCTACAGAAAATGATTTTTTTTGTGTCTCATCCATCTCATTTTTGATGATGTCACTTTCATCAACAAAGATTCTTGGTTTGTCTGAATCTTCTAAAAGCTCTTCTTCAGAAAAGGAGTCGCTTAGATTGTCAATAAGTGGATTTGAGTCAATATTCATTAAGTCGCTATCAGTTAAATTTACAGAATCATCTCTTTTAATCAAGACAAGCTCTTCTTCATCTTCATCATCGTCAATTAATTCATTGGTCTGTTTTTTAATTTTACTGTCAATAGCGAAACTTGCACTCTCTTTTGAAAAAGATGCTTCTCTTTCAATCTCTTTATCTAACGCATCCAATTCTAAAAGATCCTCTTCACTTATCAGATTTTCTTTAATTTCAAAAATCTCTGAAACAACATTATCTCCTTCGTCAATACTATTATCATTAATCGAGCCGGATACAGTTGAAGCATACTCTTCAGATGGAATAAAATCTCTTCTTTTTGGCATTATCTCTTTCAATGTATCTGATTTCATTCTAACTTCGTCACCAGACAGTTCTCCAACTTTTTGGATTTTAATTACAGATTTTTCTCCACTATCAGGGTCTTTAGCTGTAGCTTGAATAATACCATTTATGTCGTATTCATAATTAAATATTATAGGGGAATTTATAGGTTTTGATGGGAAGCTTAATGTTGTTTTTCCGATTTCTGTACAATACTCAGGATCAGTATCTTCACCTTGAATTACAGTCAATGTTACAGATGTCTGACCTGGGACGGTTGTATAAAATATTTGACTCTTTTTAATAGGAATTTTACTGTTTTTAGGAATAATTATGGCATTTCTTTTTTTGTTATAATCATCTAAAGTGATAGCTCCAAAGCTGTGAGATGTAACATCATTAACTTCCATCTTATCAAGCTTCATTTTCACCATATCTGATAATTGATCTCTTTCTTCACCTTTTAACATAATGAGTCCAGATTGAATAGCTGCACCCAAAGCTACTGCTTCGTCAGGATTTAAGCTGGTAACAGGTTCTTTACCACTAATAGCTCTTAAACGTTCAGAAACAGCAGGAACTCTTGTGGTTCCACCAACCAAAAGAATATGATCTATTTGAGACCAATCCATTTTTGCATCTTGCAATACGGCTTCCAAATGCAATTCTGTTCTAGCTATTAAATCAGCTATAAGTTCACGGAATTTTTCTCTGGTAATCTCAATCTTTGATGACTTACCTTGGGCAGAAAGATAGACATTGACCGATTTTTTTGAAGATAATGTTTTCTTTGCGTTTTCTGATTTCATTCGAAGATCTTGCATTAGAACAGGATCACTTAAAAGATCAATTCCACATTCAGCCAAAAATTGTTCGTTAAGATAATTCATTAGCCTATCATCAAAATCGTTACCGCCAAGTTTTCTATCTCCATCACTGGCGATTACATCAAACTTTGGACCACTAATTTTCATGATCGTTACGTCAAAAGTACCGCCACCAAAATCATAAACCATTACCGTTGAGTTATCATCTTTTTCCAATCCAAAAGTTAGAGCTGCGGCTGTTGGTTCATTTAGAATTTGTCTTACTTTTACACCGGCTATTTCACCCGCATCCATTGTTGCTTTTCTTTGTTTATCATCAAAATATGCTGGAACTGTAATTACGACATCTGTAATTTTTTCTTCAAGGTATTCTTCTGCATCATCAATAAGTTTTCTTAAAATCATAGCTGAAATATCTTCAGGAGAAAACTCCATATCTTTATGAATAAATATATAATCAGGATTACCCATTTGTGATTTGATATGTGAAACAGTATTTTCGGGATCAGCAACTGCAGATTGTTTAGCAATAGTACCTATGATGATATTGTCACCATCAAAAAGTACTACCGAAGGAGTGATTCTTTCACCTTCCTTATTAGGAATAATTTCAGCTTTACCAAATTCGTTCAGCACGGCAATGGCAGAGTTTGTAGTTCCTAAGTCAATTCCAACAATTTTCATAATTTATCCAATTATTTTATTAATACTCTTCTTGCTTTAGAAAGAATAGAAAGCATAGTTTCTGCCTCATATCTTTTTTTAAGATCGGATGTGTTAACTTTTGTTCTCCATCTTTTAAATTCGTTATTGATTTTTTCTTTAATCATTTCTTCAACGGCATCAGAAGGTAATTCCAGTATTTTCAAGATCTGATTTCTACTTAACTCATCAGGATTTGGTAAAGATAATTGCTTGTCATCGATATCTTTTTTCTCTTGCGATGAAATACCAAATTTGTTTTTTGTGATATTGTTAATACTCTCTTTATTTAGTGAACCATTAAGCATCTGACTTTTTCTAAGATTTTTTTTCTTTTCAATCAAAATTTTTTTCATAACAACTTTTAAATTATGAATTGCATCACTATTTTCTGGATTCAGTAATATGGCTTTTTCAAAACTTCTTTTACTATTGATCAAATCCTTTTTTTCAAAGTATGCCACTCCAGCTCTGAAGTACATCTCGCTCTCTTCAATCTTCTTCTGTTTTTCGTTTTTTTTATTATTTTTAAATAGTGATAACATAGTTTTACCAAGCTTTATTATTATTATTATTTCTCTACTTCATGGTTTTGTTCATTATCAAGGATTTCATCTAACTCATCGAAGCTTTCTGATTTGCTTTCGGAGTCTTCTTCTTCATTTTTTTTGTACTTATATATCACAACTGTCTCAGGTCTAAATTGCTTGTCTTCGAAAGTAAAACCTTCAAGGAGTACTTTCTCAACACATTGATCAAGATTTTTATCTTCTGTGTAAATCCTCTTAATTGCATTACTTTTTCTTGGATCAAACTTATCACCTGGCTCACTTTTTTCAATTGGTACGATACCGTTTCTAAAAAGTATTTCCAACAACTCTTCTTTGAACATGATTAAGGTAGACAGATAGTTTTCATCTACAAAAGAGTTATTTAAATTTTCGTTAATTCTGTCGTAAAAAAGAACTAGATCTGTGATAAAAGGTTTCAATAAAGAAAAATAGAAATTTTTTTTGTACATTTCTAATTGTTCATACAATTTTTCGAATGCTCTATCTCTAATTTTTGTCTCATTTCCAAGTTCACTAACATAGTTAACCAGCTTTTCTTGACTATCATCAAAATCATTTTTGAAAATTATCAGGTTACTGTTTAGGTCGTTTATCGAAGATGATTCAGTGTTTTTCTGATTCTTAAAAAACTGAGAAAGGTTTGCCAAGCTGTTTTTTATCTCACTGATATCCATGTTTATCTTAGAAAACTCCTCTTCAATTTTTGGAGATAATTGAGTAGTAGAATAATTGTCAACTTTGTTACCACTGGTCCATAACTCATCAATTCCCGGCATCATCTCCTTATCAAGATCTTCAAGTTCTGAATAAAATCCAGTTCTGTTTATCTCGCTGAGAATTTCATCAAAATAAGTTTCTGTATTTGAATTTATTTTTTTTGAGTTCAAATCCTGTTCGTTTTGTTCATGATCAATAGTGTTCATTATATTTCCCTGCATTCATTTAAACAAAAAGTTTATATGAAAATAACATATGTTCCAATCTGCGTAATCTTCATAGTTAAAATAACATGAATCTTAAAAATTGTCAAGAATTGTAAAAAGTTAAAAAAGATAATTAAAATAAAAACTGACAGGTTTCCCTGTCAGTTTTCGAAGGGTGTTTAAAAAATGTATGTGAATAAGAGATAGATATAATGGGCACTAACACCTGCAGCTAATCCTCCAATTGTATGAGACAATAAAGCTTTTGAAGTTAGATTTCTACTGTTTAAGGCATCTAGCATAGCAGTATGAGTTGAGAGATATCCACTCCAGCACATTCCCATTGCTGTAAAAACTGCGACTTCATTACCTCCTGCTATTCCTCTAGTGATGAATTCTTTAGCAATTGAAAGTGCTGCACCAACAGCTCCTAAAGAGGTTATAGGAAATGCAATTAATTCGGGATAGTCAAAACCGAAAAGTAGAGCAAATAACCAATCTAAATAACCTGCAATTTTTGGAAGAAGTGGTACACCTTCATAAGCAGCACCAGTATATCCAATGCTTGGATCATGAGCACCAAAAGTTAGAATCATAATAATGGAACTAATTATGATTACACCTGGAATAATGGCAAGACCCAGTTCAACTCCTTGTTTACCACCGTCCAATATTGAATTTAAGAATCTTAAAAATAGGTTGCCTTCTGACTTAAAGCTTATATTTTCATTGTTCCCTTGACAGTTTTCATCATCACATTTCTCATCTTCAAATGATTTTTTTGTTAATTTCTGCATAATTCTTGTTGAAACCATACCTCCAATAATTGCTCCTGAAAATCCAATAAGTGCTTCAGTAAAAAACCCCTTACCAAACATAAAAGTTAAGACAATCAAACCCATACCAAAGGCCGTTCCAAAATTTGTAAGTGAAATCAGTTCATACTTTTTAAAATAGTTTTTAAAATTTTTATCATTTGCTAGACTTATAATCGCAGGGTTATCTGAGAAAAAAGTCATTAAAGCTCCAAGAGATGCTACTCCTGGAAGATTGAAAAGAGGTCTCATAAAAGGAGCTAAAATCGATTCAAGAAGTCTTACAACTCCAAATTCGATCATTAATTTGCCTAATGCTCCTGCAAGAACTGTGATTCCCATAATATAGAATACAGTATTCATCAAAAGATCATGTGCTGTTCTCATGATAGTGTTAAGCATATTTGCTAGCCCCATATGGGAAGCAAGATAACCAAAGAAACTCATAAAAATAGTTAAGAAAATGAAAGCCTCAAGTCTTCTTTTGCCCAGTCGTTTCACTAATACCCCCTTTTCATTAATTTAGCAGGTTTGAATATAATATGTAGCTATTTTGAGTCAATACAAATTTTTAACAATAAAATATGAACATTTAAGATGTTGAATATTAAGTTAGTTCAATTTGGAAAATTTAAATAATAATAAAAAAGTTATTGATTTTTTATTTTATTAAGGCTATTCTTTTTATGGGAAAGTAAACTAAGAAAAAGTAAAAAATGCCAGGTGCTAAAGAGAGTCGGGTAGCTCACAGAAAAAAATATTCTTTATTAATATTTATACTGATTTTAATTTTTCTTGTTTTTACTGTCACTCTAGTTTTATTTAGAATTTTTTTAAATAATCTAGTTGATGTGGAGCAAAATCGTTTAAACTTAGAGGTTAAACAGATAAGTTTATCACTAGAAAACAAGTTATTGTCCCTAAATAATCTGGAAGATAATTGGAGTGATTCCATTCAGCATGATTTTATTATAGGTTTAATAGAGATAAGTTCATTAGGACGTATTGACACTCTATTCAAAGGAGAAAATCTTGAAATACTAAATATAGATTTTAATATGTTTGCTAGATCTGGTGAGGAAATAGTTCCTCAATTATTAAAAAATGGGGATTTGAATTATTTAATCTATCCTAAAAGAATAAATGATAATTTTTATTTATACATAATAAGCGTAGATAGTATTCTCAATAGTGAGTTAAATAACTTATCTCAATTAAATAAGAGAGAGCTGTACATTATCTCCCATTATTCTGAAATAGTTTATACTAATGCCCAAGATTTGATCAATGTCAACTTCTCAAACAGCATTTTTCCATTTAAGGATCTATATGGTAGTGTGATGTATAAACAAAATGGTTTTTATTTGGATAAAGAGAATAACGTATTACTAAGCTGGAATCATATTGAAAAATCAAAATTTCCAGTAATTGTATTGATGAAATCAACTAACGATTCAATCTTAATCTATTTTTATAATTTACAAAATAGTCTAATCTTTATATTTTTTATTATCACGATTGTTATCATTTTAATATTTCATTTTTATGACAGACTAAAAATAATATCTCATAATGCGAAAGAATTAGAAAATGCTGTTGTGGATACAGATAATAATAATATCGATGATGAGATAATTCCTAATGGCAAAGAATCAACTCACGATTTAGAGAACGAAATTAAGAAAATCTTGGACCTAAATGAAAATCTATTGAGGATTATGGCAGAAGGAGTAATTATTGAAGATAAGAACGGAAATATTACCTATACAAATGATTCCTTTTCGAGAATGACAGGATACTTAAGTGATGATGTAAAAGGGAGGCATTGGGCTTATATTGTAAGTGAGGAAAGCGTTTTAATAGTCAAAAATGCTATTAAGAGAAGAAATGAAAACACTCCAAATGAAAAATACGAAATTGAAATCCGTGGAAAAAACGGATTAAATATAGATGTTGTCGTAGCGGCAAGTGAACTCTATCATGATAATATCTTCATTGGACGAATAATTATTCTTACTGACATTAGCGAGCAAAAAAGATCCAAAATAGAGATTTTGAAACTGAATAAATTTTTAAGATATGTAATTGATAATGCTTCAGTATGGATTAATGTGCTTGATGCTTCCAACAAGGTTGTTTTATGGAATCAGGCTGCTGAATACATTTCAGGTTATTCGAAATCTGAAGTCTTGGGACGGCAAGGTATAACACATTATATCTATCCAGAAAAGGCGTACAGAAGTTTTGTAACAAGACAGGTCGAAAAAATTATTACAGATAAGGGTATAGTTGAAGATCTTGAGACAGTAATAGTAACAAAAAAGGGCACAAAAAAAACAATTTCTTGGTACTCAAAAAAATTAGTGGATGCCAATGGTAACTATAACGGTTCATTATCCATGGGCATTGATGTTACTGATAAAAATGAAGCGTTTAAGAGAAATCAATATTATTCACAGATGCAAACTAATTTATTACAGATTTTGAAACAGATTAGTAGTTCCCTAGATTTAGATATTGTATTAAACAGTATAGCTGGGAATGCACGTATTTTTGTTAATGCTAAAAGTTGTGGCATATTCATGTTAGATAGTACTGGTGAGATTTTGATATCAAAAGCTAATTCTGGAGATGTTATAAAGTTTATTGATTCTGATTCAGGAACACCTTTGAATCAAGAGATTAAGAAATCTGTAGTTTTAGAAATGAAGTCGATTTTGGTAAACAATATCGAGGATTATCCCGAACTCGAAGATATAAGAAAAGATAGTACGAGCATAATAATCTCTCCCATCAGAGATGAAGAAAAACTTTTTGGCTTGATTTATCTATTGAGAGATAATAAAAAGTTTATCGAGGAAGATGTTGTATTGATAGAAACTTTTGCAGCTTACGCTTTTATTGCTTTAAAAAATGCTAGAAATTATGAAATGATGGAAAAGGAGATAAAAAATAGAGAAGAAAGAGAGAAACTAGCAGCTCAATCTCATAAAATGGAGGTTTTAGGCTCAATGGCTGCTGGAATCGCACACGATATTAATAATGCTCTAACAGGAATAACTGGTACAACTTCACTATTAAAAAAAATGCTTGAAGGTGAAAATCAATCGGTTTTAAAAGGTTTGAAGAGTAGAATAGAAACACTTTCAAATTCTGCTGATAAGATCAAAGATACAGTTTTGAATATTCAAAATTTTTATAGAAAAGATTTAATAGATAATAATAAAATAGTAAATTTGAAAAAAATTATAAAAATTGTTCATGACTTATGTAAGATGACTCTGGATAAAGCTGTAAAAATTGATGTTTCATACTGTAGTGAAGAGTGTTTTTCCAATGTAAGCAAATCAGAATTGGAGCAATCTCTTCACAATTTATGTATAAATGCATCACATTCGATGACATTGATGAGAGATGACGGAAGATGGGGTGGTTTAATTCGGATTATTATTAGAAAAGTATATGAGCCTACTGAATATAAAGAATTTTTACAATCAGATACTATATACAACGTGATTGAAGTAGAAGATAGCGGTGTTGGAATTTCTCATGAAAATCTGATTAATATTTTTACTCCATTTTTTACAACAAAATCCCTCAAAAAAGGCACTGGTATGGGGCTTTTTAATGTGAAGAAATTTGTTGAAAAGAGTAATGGTTATATATTTGTAAAATCTGAAATTGGAAAAGGTTCCAAGTTTAGTATGTATCTTCCAGACTCTGGAAAAGAGGAGGATAAATCAAGTAGTAGTGAGTATTCTTTAGATTTTCAGAAATTTGAAGGTGTTGCTCTAGTATGTGATGATGAAGAAGTTGTTAGAACTATGCTGAAAGATATTCTGACAAACTTTGGTATTAGGGTAATCACTGCTGAGAATGGGGAAGAGGCTATCAATAAGTTCACACAATGGAAACCAGCTCTTGATTATGTTTTCTTTGATTTGTCGATGCCAGAAATGGATGGGAGTAAGTTATTTTCCGAGTTCATAAAAATGGATCAGGAGAAAATGTATTTTCTCATTACAGGTTATCAAGAAGATGAAAGAATAGACTTAATGAAACAAATGGGTTTAAATTTTATAATTAAAAAACCATTTGACACGACAAGTGTTTATGAGTCAATTAAAAGTGCCACAGTAAATTGTAATTCCTAAAATCTTTACGTTGTCATGAACTTTCATTAAATTAAACAGTAAAGGTCAATACTATTTGTAATAGTTTTCTGGATGTTTATAAGTTGCGTAATATTTATTATAATTAACTTTTAAACTCAAAATAGTATTTTTAATGTCAAATTATGTATTATGAATCTAATTTATCAAACATTTTCAATAATCATTACTCCAAATTATACTTGAAAACTTTCAACGTATTTTCAAACTGATCATAACTAAAAAGTCTATCTTTATCAAACGCAATACTCATAGCTTTTGGTGGTGCAGGAACTTCTACTTTTCCAATATATTCTCCGAGCTTATTAAAGATCTGAAAATAACACTCGCTTCCAAGTACTAAATCTATTGTAGTTGGATAATCTTCAGCAGAAAAGATCCATAAATTATCGTCTTTATCAATCTCTAGATTGAAAATCGATCCCCAGTAATCTCCAATATTATTTCCCTGACGTCTTAGCAGAAATGGTTTCTTCTGTGGTATATAGTTTTTTTGAATAACTCTAGTAAGTTTTTGTTTGGCTAGATTATATTTATTAATGATGAAATCATCTGTAGAATTATCAACAAAAAAAAGATTATCATTAGAATTATCGTTACAATAGTTATTTAAAGCAACAAAACCAATGTCAAGCTGTTTAAAATTAGTGAGTTCTTTTTTGTAGATTTCAATAATGTTTGAATCTGTTTTATTCTTAAAAACTATCGATTTTAAAAACGTATTTTGATTTTGAAACCAACTTAATTGACTAATGAGATAATTCTCTGATTCATAGAAATCGAATTGAAATACGGATTGAATTTTATCACTTCCGATAGCATTCAAAATCATGTCTGTATTCTGATAAGGAGTTGATGAAATGAAATTTAAATCATTATCAAAAGTTAGATGACTTTTTTTGCTATTGGCTATTAAATTCAGTGTATCATTGATAAAAAAGATTTTAGAGGGCCAATCAAATTCTCCTGGACCTTGTCCTTTCCCTCCAGCTTCTTTAAGAAATCTACCTGTGCTATCATATTTTTTAATTAGACAATTTTTTGTATCTAAGATAAATAAGTTGTTTTCACTATCCATCTTTAAAATGTTTCTATATTTATCATTATCATATGAAGGATTAATTGTAATATCTTTTAGAACGAAAACTTCATCTAATTTTAATTGAAGTTCTTTTATACCTTTCGGATTAGTAGACCTAACATATTCAACATCATTAATTATTTTCTTCGATATCTTTACTTCATTATCACCTGTGCAATTAGTAGTAAACATGACAATTATTAGAATCAATATTGTGTTAAATACTAATCTCATTTAATACTCCCTAATTTTCATGACAATCTAATTATTATATCTACCTAGTCTAATTCAAACTCATGCTCAACATCATGGAAACAAATTAAAAAACGGGTGTTTTTTCCCGTTTTTATAAAATGGAGCTAATCTATTTCTTAAATTTTTTAATCTTATCTGCTAACTGATTTATCTCATTGAGAATTCTTTTCTCATCAAGAGTTTTTACAACTCTGTTTTCCATCACAAGTTTACCATTAATTATAGTATCTCTCACATCGCCACCATTGATAGAATATACCAAATGCGAATATGGATTATACATTGGGGTTAAGTGAGGCTTATCTATATCAATAATGATAATATCAGCTTTTTTCCCAATTTCGATAGATCCAATTTTATCAGAAAGTGAAAGTACTTCTGCTCCACCAAGAGTAGCTATTCTAACAACATCTTCAGCTTTCATTACAGTAGGATCATCTGAAATAGTTTTATGCAATTTAGCAGCTGTAGAAATTTCTTCAAACATATCAAGATTATTATTTGAAGCACAACCGTCAGTTCCAATACCAACTTTAATACCCATTTTCATCATTTCTGGAATTCTGGCAACACCACTAGCAAGCTTTAGATTACTTTCAGGATTATGGGCTACTCCAACACCATTTCTTTTGTAAATCTCAAGATCATCATCTGTCAAATGAACCGAATGAACAGCGACAGTTTTATCATTTAAAGCACCAATGCTTTCTAGGTATCCTACAGGAGATAAACCTTTATCTTTCAAAATATCATCAAACTCTTTTTTCGTTTCCGAAAGGTGAATATGGTAAGGGACATTATATACATCTGACAATTTTCTGGATTTGCTCATCAATTCAGCAGAACAAGTGTATGGAGCATGATTTACAACAGCTGCAGTAATTAATTCATCACCTTTGTATTTTTCCAGAAGTTCAAGATTCATTTCACCACTAACAGTAACAAGATCCATTAGACCTTCTCCAAGAACAGCTCTCATACCGGCAGATTTACAAACTTTTGCTACTTCATCCTCAAAAAAATACATATCGTTAAAAGTTGTCGTACCTGACTTGATCATTTCGAGAACAGCTAATTCTGTACCTAATTTTACCGTCTCTTTATTGGTAAATTCTCTTTCTACCGGCCAAATATAATTATTTAGCCAATCCATTAAAGGGTAATCATCCGCATATCCTCTTAGAATTGTCATAGGTGCATGGCAGTGAGTATTTACCAAACCAGGCATTACAATTCCACCTTCTGCGTCAATAATTTTTTCTGCAGTCCATTTTGGTAATTCATCGTCTCTACCGATAAAAGTGATATCAGAACCGCTAATTGCAAGAAATCCTTTATCGTAGTAGTTCATCTCTTTATCGACAGTAAGAATCTTACCATTAGTTATGATTATATCAGCTTTATTCATTATTCCTCCAAAATTATATTTCCTGTAAAATCCATTATGTTTAACATTCCAGATTTTCTAGCAACTTCGAAAAGCATTTTTATAGCCATCTTACCTTCATGACCAAGGTTGATTGAAAATTTATTCACATATAAATCAATATGAGATTTCATTACATTTTCATCGTATTCAGTAGCATGAGATTTTATATAGTCAAAATTAACAACTGAATTATTTTTCATTGCTGAACTAATTGAGTCTGAAAGTAAACTTTCAATTTTAAGTTTGAAATCACAATCAAAATCTCTCTTGATTGCTATAGCACCTAAAGGAAGTGGTAATCTTGTCTGCTGCTCCCATAGTTCTCCTAAGTCATAACATTTAATCAAACCGAAATTTTGATATGTGAATCTTGATTCATGGATAATTAACCCCGCATCGACTTTTCCAGTTTT
Above is a window of Candidatus Delongbacteria bacterium DNA encoding:
- a CDS encoding PAS domain S-box protein, translating into MPGAKESRVAHRKKYSLLIFILILIFLVFTVTLVLFRIFLNNLVDVEQNRLNLEVKQISLSLENKLLSLNNLEDNWSDSIQHDFIIGLIEISSLGRIDTLFKGENLEILNIDFNMFARSGEEIVPQLLKNGDLNYLIYPKRINDNFYLYIISVDSILNSELNNLSQLNKRELYIISHYSEIVYTNAQDLINVNFSNSIFPFKDLYGSVMYKQNGFYLDKENNVLLSWNHIEKSKFPVIVLMKSTNDSILIYFYNLQNSLIFIFFIITIVIILIFHFYDRLKIISHNAKELENAVVDTDNNNIDDEIIPNGKESTHDLENEIKKILDLNENLLRIMAEGVIIEDKNGNITYTNDSFSRMTGYLSDDVKGRHWAYIVSEESVLIVKNAIKRRNENTPNEKYEIEIRGKNGLNIDVVVAASELYHDNIFIGRIIILTDISEQKRSKIEILKLNKFLRYVIDNASVWINVLDASNKVVLWNQAAEYISGYSKSEVLGRQGITHYIYPEKAYRSFVTRQVEKIITDKGIVEDLETVIVTKKGTKKTISWYSKKLVDANGNYNGSLSMGIDVTDKNEAFKRNQYYSQMQTNLLQILKQISSSLDLDIVLNSIAGNARIFVNAKSCGIFMLDSTGEILISKANSGDVIKFIDSDSGTPLNQEIKKSVVLEMKSILVNNIEDYPELEDIRKDSTSIIISPIRDEEKLFGLIYLLRDNKKFIEEDVVLIETFAAYAFIALKNARNYEMMEKEIKNREEREKLAAQSHKMEVLGSMAAGIAHDINNALTGITGTTSLLKKMLEGENQSVLKGLKSRIETLSNSADKIKDTVLNIQNFYRKDLIDNNKIVNLKKIIKIVHDLCKMTLDKAVKIDVSYCSEECFSNVSKSELEQSLHNLCINASHSMTLMRDDGRWGGLIRIIIRKVYEPTEYKEFLQSDTIYNVIEVEDSGVGISHENLINIFTPFFTTKSLKKGTGMGLFNVKKFVEKSNGYIFVKSEIGKGSKFSMYLPDSGKEEDKSSSSEYSLDFQKFEGVALVCDDEEVVRTMLKDILTNFGIRVITAENGEEAINKFTQWKPALDYVFFDLSMPEMDGSKLFSEFIKMDQEKMYFLITGYQEDERIDLMKQMGLNFIIKKPFDTTSVYESIKSATVNCNS
- a CDS encoding amidohydrolase produces the protein MNKADIIITNGKILTVDKEMNYYDKGFLAISGSDITFIGRDDELPKWTAEKIIDAEGGIVMPGLVNTHCHAPMTILRGYADDYPLMDWLNNYIWPVEREFTNKETVKLGTELAVLEMIKSGTTTFNDMYFFEDEVAKVCKSAGMRAVLGEGLMDLVTVSGEMNLELLEKYKGDELITAAVVNHAPYTCSAELMSKSRKLSDVYNVPYHIHLSETKKEFDDILKDKGLSPVGYLESIGALNDKTVAVHSVHLTDDDLEIYKRNGVGVAHNPESNLKLASGVARIPEMMKMGIKVGIGTDGCASNNNLDMFEEISTAAKLHKTISDDPTVMKAEDVVRIATLGGAEVLSLSDKIGSIEIGKKADIIIIDIDKPHLTPMYNPYSHLVYSINGGDVRDTIINGKLVMENRVVKTLDEKRILNEINQLADKIKKFKK
- a CDS encoding 1,4-dihydroxy-6-naphthoate synthase is translated as MFDGFINRNRNLDLEVSYKDISNLNEDLYQIKHDISKISFPALFENLENYEMLNSGAALGYNCGPLIVSKNKLTDFRNLKIAIPGFKTSAFLLFTHFFGVECDFKETLFSEIMNDVKTGKVDAGLIIHESRFTYQNFGLIKCYDLGELWEQQTRLPLPLGAIAIKRDFDCDFKLKIESLLSDSISSAMKNNSVVNFDYIKSHATEYDENVMKSHIDLYVNKFSINLGHEGKMAIKMLFEVARKSGMLNIMDFTGNIILEE